The window GTGTTGATTCATCAGTTTCGGCATGGATTTTAAAAAAAAGACAATATCAAGTAGAAGGTTTGTTTATGAAGAATTGGGAAGAAGACGATAAATCAGGATATTGTAATTCTACTCAAGATTTGTTTGATGCCGAACAGGTATGTAAAAAATTAAACATATATCTTCATAAAATAAATTTTTCTTCAGAATATTGGGAATATGTTTTTAAAGATTTTTTAATTGAACATAAAAAAGGAAAAACACCAAATCCTGATATATTATGCAATAAAGAAATCAAGTTTAATATGTTTTTGAATTATTCAATTCAAGAATTAGCAGCAGATTATATTGCAACAGGACATTATGCTCGTATACAAAAAACAAATGGAAAATATTTACTGTTAAAAGGCATTGATCTTAATAAAGATCAAAGTTATTTTTTATATACTTTAAATAGTACTCAACTTAAAAGAATTTTATTTCCTATTGGACATTTAAAAAAAACTAAAGTTCGAGAAATTGCTAGAAAAATAGATTTAAAAATTGCTGAAAAAAAAGATTCTACTGGTATTTGTTTTATTGGTCCTAAAAAAATAAAAGATTTTTTAAGCTCTTATCTTCCTAAAAAAAAAGGTGATATAGTTACAGTTTCTGGAGAAGTTATTGGAAAACATCAGGGAATTTTTTATTATACTTTAGGTCAACGAAAAGGTTTAGGTATTGGTGGAATTAAAGGAAAATATAACATACCATGGTATGTTGTGGAAAAAAATATTAAAAAAAACATATTAATTGTTGCTCAGGGTTCTTATAATGCACATCTTATGTCTGTAGGCTTAATTGCTAAAAATATTAATTGGATTAATAATGATCAACTATCTTTTCCCTTTTCTTGTATGGCAAAAATAAGATATCGTCAAAAAGATATTATATGTAAAATAGAACATATAAACAATAGATATATACAAATATTATTTGATTCACCCGTTGTTGCAGTTACACCTGGTCAATCAATAGTTTTTTATTTGTCAGAGATATGTATAGGTGGTGGAATTATTTTATCTAGATTACCATTAATGTAAATCGTAATTTTAATTATTTTAAAGATTAAGGAGATAATTGTGATAAAAAAAATGGACTTAATTACGTTATCGCTTGCAGGCATATTTCAATCAGCTCATTTAGTACAGCAACTAGCTCATTCAGGAAAATGTGATAGTAACGCATTTAGCATATGCTTAAAAAGTATCTTAGAAATTAATCCTACTTCTGTAATTGCAATATATGGAAATCATGAAAAAAACTTATTAATAGGATTAAAAATGCTATTATCAACTTTAACTTTTTCTAGTTTTTCCTATTCTTATATTGAATTGATTAAATATATTTTAAATATGATGACTATTGAAAGAAAATTAAAAAATAATCGCATGGCAATTTATTCTTTAACGAACAAAATAGCAGTTATATCAAATGAATATTATTCAGATTGTAATACAAAAAATTTAACTAGTAAACTAGCAAAATTATATCTCAAAATTATTAGTTCTTTAGGTTCTCGCATTTTAGTAAGGGGAGTAAAAAATTTTTTAAAAGATCTTCAAATACAAGAAAAAATTCGATGTTTATTATTTTCAGGCATACGATCTATAGTTTTATGGAGACAATATGGTGGTAATCAATTACAACTAATATATTTTAGATATTTTATTATTAAAAAAATAAAAAAAATATTATATAATTTAAGAAATATTACTTAATTCTTCTTTTAAAGTGCTTAAAATCAGGATATAAGATATGGAATTAACTTCATTAACTGCTATATCTCCTATTGATGGTCGATACAGCAATTTAACAATATTATTAAGAAATATTTTTAGTGAATTTGGGTTTTTAAAATATCGTATTAACATTGAAATTCAATGGCTAAAAAAAATAATTAGCATGTCTCAAGAATTAGAAATTCATAATATTAAAAATAAAGAAATATTATTTCTTGATAATATTTTAAAAGAATTTAATGAAAAAGACGCAATATTCATTAAAAAAATAGAAAAAGAAACTAATCATGATGTTAAGGCTATTGAATACTTTTTAAAAAATAAAATTTCTAATAAATCTAAAAATCTTTCATCTATTTCAGAATTTGTACATTTTGGATGTACCTCAGAAGATATTAACAATATAGCATATGCTTTAATGATGAAAGATGCTCGTGATCAAGTGATTTTACCATTATGGGATAAAATTATAAGTGTTTTGAAAAAAATGGTTTTTCAATACCAAAAAAATCCTTTGTTATCGATGACCCATGGACAACCAGCTACTCCGTCTACTATGGGTAAAGAGATTGCTAATTTTTATTATCGAATGAAACGTCAGTATGTAAAACTAAAAAAAATAGAAATATTAGGAAAAATTAATGGCAGTACCGGAAATTATAATGCACATTTAGCAGCATATCCTAAAATCAATTGGCATAAAATAAGCGAGGAATTTATAACATCATTTGGTATTAATTGGAATCCGTATACGACACAAATTGAACCACATGATTACCTTGCAGAATTTTTTAGTTGCATGTCACTTTTTAATACTATCTTAATTGATTTTAACCGTGATATGTGGGGTTACATTTCTCTCAATTATTTTAAACAAAAATTAATAGATAGTGAAATAGGTTCTTCAATAATGCCCCATAAAATTAATCCAATTGATTTTGAAAATTCTGAAGGTAACTTAGGAGTGTCTAATTCTCTAATGTATCACATGATAACAAAGTTGCCTATTTCTAGATGGCAGAGGGATTTAAGTGATTCTACAGTATTACGAAATTTAGGTGTGGCTATTTCTTATTCAATCATTTCATATTATTCTGTATTATCAGGAATTGATAAATTGGAGATTAATGAATCTCAATTATTGAAAAATTTAGATAAAAATTGGTCTGTTTTATCTGAACCTATTCAAACTGTTATGCGTCGTTATAAAATTAAAAATGCATATGAAAAATTAAAAAAACTAACTCGTGGGAAAAAAATTAATAAAGACATTATACATGTTTTTATTTCTAGTTTAAATATTCCAGAAAAAGAAAAAAAACGTCTAAAAGATTTTACTCCTTTTAACTATATTGGTGGAGCTATTCAAATAATCAATGAAATGGAATAAGTAATGACTTTATAGTATATATTATTGTTTTATGATAATAAAAATCACATATATTTTACAATCATTCAAGATATTCAAAAAATTAAAGAGATTTCCTATATGACATTAGGTATTATAATTATTACTATGCTATTATTAACTGGATGTAATCAGTTTGTACATATCAAACAAAATTCAACAATAAATTATTTTTTAAATAAAAAAAGCATAGAAAATACTTTAAAAAATTGGAATGATATTATTAAAATTGCTGCACATCAATATAAAGTAGATGAAAAATTAATTAAGTCTATTATTTATGCAGAATCTTCTGGAAATCCTTATGCTAAAAGTAAATCTAATGCTATCGGATTGATGCAAATAAAACCTTCTTCAGCCGGTGCAGAAGTATATCGGTTAAATGGAAAAAAAGGTCAACCTTCGATTAAAGCATTATATAACCCACGAATAAATATTGATATAGGAACTGCTTATATTAGTTTTTTACAAAAAAAATTAATTAGCATAAAAGATAAAGACGTAATGAGATATGCTACTATCGTTTCATATGTGAATGGAAACAGTGCGCTTCTGAAAACATTTTCTAAAAACAGGAAAGAAGCAATAAATATGATTAACACTATGACAAAAAAATCTTTTTGTGCACACATAAAAAAAAACATCCAGCAATTCAAGCCTTTCGTTATTTAATGAAAGTAATTACGATTTACGAACTAATATAAAATTAATAAAATATAAAAAATTACAAGACTTGTATTTATAATATATTTTGAGATGTAAAAATGGGATTTTTAAAAGGTAAAAAAATTTTAATAATTGGAATTTCAAGTGTAAGATCAATTTCTTTCGGTATAGCTAAATCTTTATATAGACAAAAAGCAGAACTAGGATTTGTATGTCAAAATGAAAAAATAAGCCAAAAAATAAAAATTTTAGCAGATTCAATGAAACCTTCTGTGGTATTATCTTGCGATGTTTCTAATGATGAAAATATTAAAAAACTATTTATAGATTTAAAACAAGTATGGAAAAAATTTGATGGATTAGTTCATGCTATTTCTTATTGTCCCAAGGAATATTTGAATGGAGATTTTGTGAAAAATGTTACTAGAAAGGGATTCAATATTTCTCATGAAATTAGTTCCTATAGTTTTTTAGCATTGGTTAAAGAATGTAGAAAAATGTTGAATAGTTCTTCTTCTTTATTGACTTTGTCATATTTAGGTGCACAACGTGTAGTACCAAATTATAATCTTATGGGTTTAGCGAAAGCATCATTAGAAGCAAATGTTCGTTATATGTCTTATTCATTAGGAAAAGACAATATTCGAGTTAATGCTATTTCATCTGGTCCTATTAGAACTATTTCTTCTTATAAAATTAAAAATTTTAATAAAATACAAAATTATTCTAATTTATCTTCATTTTTAAAAAATTCTATTACTAGTGAAAATATAGGTAATACGGCATCTTTTTTATTATCAGATTTGTCTTTAGGCATTACAGGTTCAGTTATTTATGTTGATAACGGATTTAACATAAGCAGCATAAATAGTCTATTATAATATTATTATTTAAAGTTTAAGTATTTTTCTTAAATAAAAATTATATTTTTATTTAAGACAAATACTTAAAAGAAACAATAATCTACAATATTTTATAAATGAATTATATATATTTAAATTAACTTTTAAATTTATAAAATTATTAATTTTTTACTATTATAATTAGGTTGTATTAATATGTTCCAAAATAATCCATTACTTACACAGTTAAAAAAAAACCTACATGCTAAAACGCCACGTGTTGAAGGCATAGTAAAAAGCACTGAAAGAGGATTTGGATTTTTAGAAATTGATGCACAAAAAAGTTATTTTATACCTCCAAAGAATATGAAAAAGGTTATGCATGGAGATAAGATAGTTGCATTACTAAAAACAGAAAACGATAGAGAAATAGTTGAACCTGAAAAATTACTTGAGCCTTTTTTAAATAGATTTGTTGGAAAGATAGAAAAAAAAGATAATAGATTATTTATAATGCCAGATTATCCATTTTTAAAAGATCTTATAATATGTCAACCTAATAAAAATTGTTTTAATATTTTTCAGAATGGAGATTGGGCAGTAGCTCGATTAACAAAACATAAACTTAAAGGAGATTATATTTTTTATGCTGAATTAACTGAAAAAATCACGAAAAAAGATGATCCATTAATACCGTGGTGGGTAACTTTAGCACGTCATAATCTAGATATTAAAGAACCTGTAGCAGAAGAAACAGATCTTATATTAAAAGAAAATTATGATAGGAAAGATTTAACAGATTTAGATTTTATAACTATAGATAATATAAATACGAAAGATATCGATGATGCTATTTTTGTTAATGAAAAAACTAATGGCGATATTTCTTTAACTGTAGCTATTGCCGATCCAACAGCTTATATACAATATGGTAGTAAACTAGATATTCTGGCATCTAAAAGAGCTTTTACAAATTATTTACCTGGTTTTAATATTCCCATGTTACCCCGAAAGTTATCAGAAGATATATGTTCATTAAATCCTAATAAACGTCGTCCTGTTTTAGCATGTAATATTACTATTTTAAAAAATGGGAATACATCTGATAAGATTGATTTTTTTTTAGCATGGATAAAATCAAAATCAAAATTATCCTATGATCATGTTTCAGATTGGATTGAAAAATCTGGTTCATGGAAACCGCCGACAAAAGCTATTGAAAAACAAATATTAGTTTTATATCGTTTATGTTTATTACGTATGAAATGGCGTAAAATTAATGCAGTATTATTTAAAGATAGCATAGAATATCGTTTTCATTTATCTGAAAGCGGAAATATTATAGATGTTTTAGTTGAAAAAAGACGTATTGCTCATAAAATTATAGAAGAATCTATGATACTTGCAAATATATCTGCTGCTAATTTTTTATCTAAAAATCTTGGTTTTGGTATATATAATGTACATGCTGGTTTTGACTCTGTTAATGCTGAAAATGCAGTCTCTTTTTTAAGAAGTTATAATTTAAAATTTAGTGCCAAAGAAATAACTACTTTAAAAGGTTTTTGTAATCTGAGACGTGTTTTAAATATATTATCAAATAATTATATTGATAGTCGTATTCGTCGTTTTCAATCTTTTGGAGATTTTAGTACCATACCTGGCCCTCATTTCGCACTTGGTTTTTCAGAATATGCAACCTGGACTTCTCCTATTCGAAAATATAGTGATATGATCAACCATCGTTTGTTAAAATCTATCATAAAAAAAGAACCGTCGATTAAACCTACTGAAGAAATTAAATTAAAAATAAGTGAACAAAGACGACGTAACCGAATGTCTGAAAGAGATATTTCAGATTGGCTCTATGCTATATTATTACAGCAAAAAAAATACAAAAATAAAAAATTTGATGCTGAAATAATTGATATTTCGAGAAATGGAATAAGAGCTCGATTAATAGAAAATGGTGCCAATGTTTTTATTCCTGGACTTTTTATACATCCTATTAGAGAAGAATTAAATTTTAATCAAGAAACAGGTAAGGTATTTATTAATAATGTTATACATTATAAAATATCTGATTTAATTCAAGTAACCTTATCAGACATTCGTCTAGAAACACGTAGTATTATTGCTAAACCTGAACTTTCAAAATTAAAATAAATTTTTTATATTTTATATAAAATATATTAAATTATGTTAATTACAATAAAAATATTTTAAAGAAGTTATAAAAATTCAATATAAATTTAGGAATATAATATGAACGTTTCAATTTTTGATTTATCTATATATATAAAATTCTTTATAGGTTTATGTGCTTTAGTTAATCCAATTGGAATGATTCCTATTTTTACAACTATGACAAATAATCAGTCCTTTTTAGAAAGAAAAAAGACTAATTTAATAGCTAATTTTTCAGCATCATTAATTTTATTAATATCATTATTTTTTGGTGCTGACATTTTAAATATTTTTGGTATATCTGTTAATTCTTTTCGAATCGCTGGTGGTATATTAATTATTACTATAGCTTTTTCTATGATTAGTGGTCGATTTATTAAAAAAACAAAAACAACAAAAGATAAAAAAGAAGAAAATAAAATCGATAATATTAGTGTTGTCCCTTTAGCAATGCCATTAATTGCAGGTCCTGGAGCAATTAGTTCTACTATTGTTTGGAGTACTTATTATTCAAGTTGGATGAATTTATTTTTATGTAGTATAGTAATTTTTTTGTTTTCATTTGTTTGTTGGTTATGTTTTGAAGCTGCTCCATGTGTAGTACAAATTTTAGGGAAAACAGGAATTAACATTATTACTCGCATTATGGGTTTATTACTAATGTCTCTTGGAATAGAATTTATTATTATTGGTATAAAATCTATTTTTCCTGGATTACTACATTGATCTAATTTTTTATATTTAAATTTCTACTGGATTATTCTTGCAAAAACAAATTATCTTTTTTCGTAATTTAGGATTAGAAAATTGGTTAACAACTATTAAAAAGATGAACAATTTTACAAAATTACGTAATGTTTATACATTTGATGAAATTTGGTTCGTAGAACATCATCCAATTTTTACTCAAGGACAATTACAGGAAAAAGAAAATATAATTTTCTCCAGTGATATTCCTATAGTAAAAACTGACCGAGGTGGTCAAATTACATATCATGGACCTGGACAACAAGTATTATATTTTTTAATAGATTTAAAACGTCGAAAAATTAGTGTTCGTCAATTAATAGATATAATGCAAAAAATAGTAATAGAAACTTTAAGTAATTTTTCTCTTGAAGCATACACTAAAGAAAAAGCACCAGGTGTATATATAAATAAAAAAAAAATCTGTTCTTTAGGATTACGGATAAAAAAAGGATCAACTTTGCACGGTTTAGCGCTTAATATTGATATGAATTTAAAACCATTTAACTATATTTATCCTTGTGGAGATATGAATATAAAAATGACACAAATGAAAAATTTCAATGCAAAGATTAAATTAAAAGATGTACAAATCATTTTAATTGAAAAAATATCTAAATTTTTCAAAGTTATTATGATAAATAATCAGTGAGATGAAAAATTAATTAAATAATTTTAATTATAAATATGATGTCATATCTTAAACTTTGACTTAAATGATTATTTTTAAGTCAATATATAGTATATGTTTTAATGCTTTTATTGAGATAATAAATTTCATGAAGAAAAATAAAGATGTCTTATTAAAAAATAAGACATCAGAAAAATTAAATTTTGTTACTACTAAAAAAAATTGTAACATTACAGAGAAAATAAAAAAACCTAGTTGGATAAAAATCAAAATACCTGTTAATACATCTCGTATATATCAAATAAAAAATGCTTTACGAAAAAACAATCTACATTCTGTTTGTGAGGAAGCTCACTGTCCTAATTTATCAGAATGTTTTAATAACGGTACTGCAACATTTATGATTCTTGGATCTACATGCACACGAAATTGTCCTTTTTGCGCAGTCTCTCATGGCAGACCTAATCCTGTAAACATAGAAGAACCTAAAAAACTATCTGATACTATTTTTGATATGGGCATCAATTATGTGGTAATTACATCAGTAGTACGTGATGATTTATATGATGGAGGTGCTCAACATTTCGTCAATTGTATTCAAGCTATTCGAAATAGAAATACTGTGAAAATTGAAATATTAGTTCCGGATTTTCGAGGAAGAATAGAATTAATTTTAAATATTTTTAATAACGCATTACCTGATGTTTTTAATCATAATATCGAAAATGTTCCTAGAATGTACAAAAAAATTCGTCCTGGAGCAAATTACAAAAAATCTTTGTTATTGTTAGAGTCATTTAAAAAAAAATATCTGCATATCCCAACAAAATCAGGTCTCATGCTAGGTATTGGAGAGAAAGATGTAGAAATTATTCAAGTTATGAGAGATCTTTATTCAAGCGGTGTTACATTATTAACAATAGGCCAATATTTACAACCTAGTGTTTATCATCTACCAGTAAAACGTTATATATCAATTTCAGAATTTGAAAACCTAAAAAAAGAAGCTTTATCTATTGGTTTTACCAATGCTTTTTGTGGTCCTTTTGTTCGTTCATCATATCATGCTAGTTTTCAATCACATTTATCTATGAAGAAATAAGAATATTAAAAGTATTTAAAAATTAATGTTTATATGTTATATAACTATCACATTTTATATTAAAAAATATATAGGAAATAATATTTTTTATTGATGTATATTATTTATACTAGAGGTTACATAGTGTTGAATCCTAATTTGTTTAAAATACCCAAAATCATTATTGCATTAGATTTTTCTAATAAAAAATCAGCTATGAAGTTAGTAAATCTTCTTAATCCATCAATTTATTATTTAAAAATTGGAAAAGAAATGTTTACAATTTTAGGTTGCAAATTTATAAAAGAATTACATCAATTGGGATTTAACATATTTCTTGATTTAAAATTTCATGATATCCCAAATACTGTATTTAACGCTACAAAAGCAGCTGCAGACTTAGGAATATGGATGTTAAGTGTTCATGCTGCTGGTGGTAAAAAAATGTTAATTTCTGCGAAAAAAGCATTAAAATCGTTTAAAACAGCTCCTTTATTGATAGCTGTAACAGCATTAACAAGTTTGAGAGAAGAAGAATTACAGGAAATTGGAATTCAAATTTCATTAACAGAATATATTTTAAAATTATCAAAATTGTCTAACGATTGTGGTTTAGATGGTATTGTATGTCCAGGAAAAGAAGCAAAGAAAATTAAATTTTTATTTGGTAATAAATATAAAATTATTACACCTGGTATTAGAATTTCTAGAGATTTACTATATGATCAAAATAACATTATTACTCCTAAGGAGGCAAAAGAATGTAAAATAGATTATATAGTAATAGGACGTTCTATTACTATGTCAAAAAACCCAATCAAAAAATTAGATTTAATAATCAAATCTATGCAATAAATAAAAATTAAAAATATAAAAATATTATAAAATATCTGTTTAATTCTGAATTAGGAGCGTTTATGCAATTGATAGAAAAAGCTATATTACCTACTCATTGGGGAGATTTTTTCATATTGGGTTTTGAAGAAAAGAAAAGTGGAAAAAATCATGTTGCTCTTGTATATGGTGATATAAAAAGAAATACTCCTACTCTTTCTAGAGTTCATTCAGAATGTCTAACAGGAGATGCTTTATTTAGTTTACGATGTGACTGTGGTAACCAATTAAAAATGTCTATGGAAAAAATTTCTCAAGAAGGAAGTGGTGTATTGATTTATCATCGTCAAGAAGGCAGAAATATTGGTCTTCTTAATAAGATTAAAGCATATGCTTTACAAGACAGAGGATTAGACACTGTGCAAGCGAATCAAAAGCTTGGTTTCTCAGCAGATGAAAGAGATTTTTCATTATGTGCTGATATATTTAATATATTAAAAATCAAAAAAATTCGTTTATTAACAAATAATCCATTTAAAGTACAGATGCTCAGCAATGCTGGTATAAACATTGTAGAACGCGTTCCTCTCATTACAGAAAAAAATCCTAAAAACGCTTATTATTTAAAAACCAAAGCTAGAAAAATGGGTCATTTTTTATCTGAATAAATATAATTAATTGTTTCAATATGGAATAGTTTTTATTTTTTAAAAAACTTTATGATTTAAATAGTAGGGGTTTTTTTGATGAACCCCCAGATAAGTATATTATAATAAAAAATCTTTTAATATTTTTTTATGATTCAAAATAGCATTTTTAATTACTGATGGAGTTCGTCCTTGCCCAGTCCATGTTTTAAAATCTCCATTCTTATTAATATATTTATATTTTGCTGGTCTTTTAGGTCTTTTGCGTTTTTCTGATGATTTAATAGAATTGCTTTTTGTTAGTAATTCATTAGGATTTATACC is drawn from Buchnera aphidicola (Macrosiphum gaurae) and contains these coding sequences:
- the mnmA gene encoding tRNA 2-thiouridine(34) synthase MnmA, with the protein product MKIKKNKKVIIAMSGGVDSSVSAWILKKRQYQVEGLFMKNWEEDDKSGYCNSTQDLFDAEQVCKKLNIYLHKINFSSEYWEYVFKDFLIEHKKGKTPNPDILCNKEIKFNMFLNYSIQELAADYIATGHYARIQKTNGKYLLLKGIDLNKDQSYFLYTLNSTQLKRILFPIGHLKKTKVREIARKIDLKIAEKKDSTGICFIGPKKIKDFLSSYLPKKKGDIVTVSGEVIGKHQGIFYYTLGQRKGLGIGGIKGKYNIPWYVVEKNIKKNILIVAQGSYNAHLMSVGLIAKNINWINNDQLSFPFSCMAKIRYRQKDIICKIEHINNRYIQILFDSPVVAVTPGQSIVFYLSEICIGGGIILSRLPLM
- the hflD gene encoding high frequency lysogenization protein HflD, with product MIKKMDLITLSLAGIFQSAHLVQQLAHSGKCDSNAFSICLKSILEINPTSVIAIYGNHEKNLLIGLKMLLSTLTFSSFSYSYIELIKYILNMMTIERKLKNNRMAIYSLTNKIAVISNEYYSDCNTKNLTSKLAKLYLKIISSLGSRILVRGVKNFLKDLQIQEKIRCLLFSGIRSIVLWRQYGGNQLQLIYFRYFIIKKIKKILYNLRNIT
- the purB gene encoding adenylosuccinate lyase — translated: MELTSLTAISPIDGRYSNLTILLRNIFSEFGFLKYRINIEIQWLKKIISMSQELEIHNIKNKEILFLDNILKEFNEKDAIFIKKIEKETNHDVKAIEYFLKNKISNKSKNLSSISEFVHFGCTSEDINNIAYALMMKDARDQVILPLWDKIISVLKKMVFQYQKNPLLSMTHGQPATPSTMGKEIANFYYRMKRQYVKLKKIEILGKINGSTGNYNAHLAAYPKINWHKISEEFITSFGINWNPYTTQIEPHDYLAEFFSCMSLFNTILIDFNRDMWGYISLNYFKQKLIDSEIGSSIMPHKINPIDFENSEGNLGVSNSLMYHMITKLPISRWQRDLSDSTVLRNLGVAISYSIISYYSVLSGIDKLEINESQLLKNLDKNWSVLSEPIQTVMRRYKIKNAYEKLKKLTRGKKINKDIIHVFISSLNIPEKEKKRLKDFTPFNYIGGAIQIINEME
- a CDS encoding transglycosylase SLT domain-containing protein, with the translated sequence MTLGIIIITMLLLTGCNQFVHIKQNSTINYFLNKKSIENTLKNWNDIIKIAAHQYKVDEKLIKSIIYAESSGNPYAKSKSNAIGLMQIKPSSAGAEVYRLNGKKGQPSIKALYNPRINIDIGTAYISFLQKKLISIKDKDVMRYATIVSYVNGNSALLKTFSKNRKEAINMINTMTKKSFCAHIKKNIQQFKPFVI
- a CDS encoding enoyl-ACP reductase; translated protein: MGFLKGKKILIIGISSVRSISFGIAKSLYRQKAELGFVCQNEKISQKIKILADSMKPSVVLSCDVSNDENIKKLFIDLKQVWKKFDGLVHAISYCPKEYLNGDFVKNVTRKGFNISHEISSYSFLALVKECRKMLNSSSSLLTLSYLGAQRVVPNYNLMGLAKASLEANVRYMSYSLGKDNIRVNAISSGPIRTISSYKIKNFNKIQNYSNLSSFLKNSITSENIGNTASFLLSDLSLGITGSVIYVDNGFNISSINSLL
- the rnb gene encoding exoribonuclease II; the protein is MFQNNPLLTQLKKNLHAKTPRVEGIVKSTERGFGFLEIDAQKSYFIPPKNMKKVMHGDKIVALLKTENDREIVEPEKLLEPFLNRFVGKIEKKDNRLFIMPDYPFLKDLIICQPNKNCFNIFQNGDWAVARLTKHKLKGDYIFYAELTEKITKKDDPLIPWWVTLARHNLDIKEPVAEETDLILKENYDRKDLTDLDFITIDNINTKDIDDAIFVNEKTNGDISLTVAIADPTAYIQYGSKLDILASKRAFTNYLPGFNIPMLPRKLSEDICSLNPNKRRPVLACNITILKNGNTSDKIDFFLAWIKSKSKLSYDHVSDWIEKSGSWKPPTKAIEKQILVLYRLCLLRMKWRKINAVLFKDSIEYRFHLSESGNIIDVLVEKRRIAHKIIEESMILANISAANFLSKNLGFGIYNVHAGFDSVNAENAVSFLRSYNLKFSAKEITTLKGFCNLRRVLNILSNNYIDSRIRRFQSFGDFSTIPGPHFALGFSEYATWTSPIRKYSDMINHRLLKSIIKKEPSIKPTEEIKLKISEQRRRNRMSERDISDWLYAILLQQKKYKNKKFDAEIIDISRNGIRARLIENGANVFIPGLFIHPIREELNFNQETGKVFINNVIHYKISDLIQVTLSDIRLETRSIIAKPELSKLK
- a CDS encoding YchE family NAAT transporter, which encodes MNVSIFDLSIYIKFFIGLCALVNPIGMIPIFTTMTNNQSFLERKKTNLIANFSASLILLISLFFGADILNIFGISVNSFRIAGGILIITIAFSMISGRFIKKTKTTKDKKEENKIDNISVVPLAMPLIAGPGAISSTIVWSTYYSSWMNLFLCSIVIFLFSFVCWLCFEAAPCVVQILGKTGINIITRIMGLLLMSLGIEFIIIGIKSIFPGLLH
- the lipB gene encoding lipoyl(octanoyl) transferase LipB — its product is MQKQIIFFRNLGLENWLTTIKKMNNFTKLRNVYTFDEIWFVEHHPIFTQGQLQEKENIIFSSDIPIVKTDRGGQITYHGPGQQVLYFLIDLKRRKISVRQLIDIMQKIVIETLSNFSLEAYTKEKAPGVYINKKKICSLGLRIKKGSTLHGLALNIDMNLKPFNYIYPCGDMNIKMTQMKNFNAKIKLKDVQIILIEKISKFFKVIMINNQ
- the lipA gene encoding lipoyl synthase gives rise to the protein MKKNKDVLLKNKTSEKLNFVTTKKNCNITEKIKKPSWIKIKIPVNTSRIYQIKNALRKNNLHSVCEEAHCPNLSECFNNGTATFMILGSTCTRNCPFCAVSHGRPNPVNIEEPKKLSDTIFDMGINYVVITSVVRDDLYDGGAQHFVNCIQAIRNRNTVKIEILVPDFRGRIELILNIFNNALPDVFNHNIENVPRMYKKIRPGANYKKSLLLLESFKKKYLHIPTKSGLMLGIGEKDVEIIQVMRDLYSSGVTLLTIGQYLQPSVYHLPVKRYISISEFENLKKEALSIGFTNAFCGPFVRSSYHASFQSHLSMKK
- the pyrF gene encoding orotidine-5'-phosphate decarboxylase; amino-acid sequence: MLNPNLFKIPKIIIALDFSNKKSAMKLVNLLNPSIYYLKIGKEMFTILGCKFIKELHQLGFNIFLDLKFHDIPNTVFNATKAAADLGIWMLSVHAAGGKKMLISAKKALKSFKTAPLLIAVTALTSLREEELQEIGIQISLTEYILKLSKLSNDCGLDGIVCPGKEAKKIKFLFGNKYKIITPGIRISRDLLYDQNNIITPKEAKECKIDYIVIGRSITMSKNPIKKLDLIIKSMQ
- the ribA gene encoding GTP cyclohydrolase II, translated to MQLIEKAILPTHWGDFFILGFEEKKSGKNHVALVYGDIKRNTPTLSRVHSECLTGDALFSLRCDCGNQLKMSMEKISQEGSGVLIYHRQEGRNIGLLNKIKAYALQDRGLDTVQANQKLGFSADERDFSLCADIFNILKIKKIRLLTNNPFKVQMLSNAGINIVERVPLITEKNPKNAYYLKTKARKMGHFLSE
- a CDS encoding H-NS family nucleoid-associated regulatory protein, translating into MNEILKILNNIRTLRVHSRECSLEILEEILEKFKIVVDERKKEEKKIQEEIEKRTIKLKKYREMLIADGINPNELLTKSNSIKSSEKRKRPKRPAKYKYINKNGDFKTWTGQGRTPSVIKNAILNHKKILKDFLL